A stretch of Henckelia pumila isolate YLH828 chromosome 4, ASM3356847v2, whole genome shotgun sequence DNA encodes these proteins:
- the LOC140867656 gene encoding protein PIN-LIKES 7-like, translating to MGFWSLFKVASMPIVQVLIISVLGAFMATDYLSLLKSDARRSLNKIVYVVFTPSLAFACLAKSVRFEDIISWWFMPVNIGITFLVGATLAWIASKIIKPEPHIQNLAMAMCSAGNLGNILLIIIPAICNEDGSPFGDKTVCSNIGLSYVTFSLSIGGFYIWTYAYYLIKSASIKYKEMHGDRQDLLEPNKDLEADENSLLLHASSTQHAPIKPINTEDKQKSKSWNKTLGFLHQIWEEVMSPPVVAAILGFIFGTITFLRTLIVGDVAPLRVIYDSIKLLGDGTIPCITLILGGNLTQGLKRASVKPSLIIAVICVRYIILPIIGIGVVLGAAKLGFLPADPLFRFILMIQFTLPPAMNIGTMTQLFEVAQEESSILYLWTYIAAAFALTGWSTVFMWILSS from the exons ATGGGATTTTGGTCTTTGTTTAAGGTGGCATCGATGCCAATAGTGCAGGTTCTCATAATAAGCGTATTGGGAGCTTTCATGGCTACCGATTACCTCAGTCTTCTAAAATCTGATGCCCGAAGATCCCTCAACAAA ATAGTGTACGTGGTCTTCACTCCATCACTGGCGTTTGCGTGCCTGGCAAAAAGTGTCCGCTTCGAAGACATCATCTCATG gtggtTCATGCCTGTTAACATTGGGATAACCTTCTTGGTTGGAGCAACGCTGGCATGGATCGCATCCAAGATTATCAAACCAGAACCTCATATACAAAACCTAGCCATGGCCATGTGTTCAGCAG GAAACTTGGGAAACATTCTGCTGATAATCATCCCAGCAATATGCAACGAGGATGGCAGTCCCTTCGGAGATAAGACCGTTTGCTCCAATATTGGACTCTCATATGTTACTTTCTCTTTGTCG ATTGGTGGGTTCTACATATGGACCTATGCATATTATTTAATCAAAAGCGCGAGCATAAAATACAAAGAAATGCATGGAGATCGTCAAGATTTATTAGAGCCCAACAAGGATTTGGAGGCCGATGAAAACTCTCTTCTTTTACATGCATCCTCCACTCAACATGCTCCTATCAAACCAATTAAT ACTGAAGACAAGCAAAAATCAAAGTCGTGGAATAAAACTTTGGGATTTCTCCATCAGATATGGGAGGAGGTGATGTCACCTCCGGTTGTTGCCGCG attttgggATTCATATTTGGGACAATAACATTTCTTCGAACCCTTATTGTTGGCGATGTTGCTCCACTCAGGGTTATCTACGATTCCATTAAATTACTCGG GGATGGAACGATTCCTTGCATCACCCTTATACTAGGTGGCAACCTCACACAAG GGTTAAAGAGGGCAAGTGTGAAGCCATCACTTATAATTGCAGTTATTTGTGTGAGATACATAATACTTCCTATAATCGGGATTGGTGTTGTTCTTGGAGCTGCAAAATTAGGGTTCCTCCCCGCTGATCCTCTCTTTAGGTTTATCCTTATGATTCAATTCACTCTTCCACCAGCAATGAATATCG GTACAATGACACAACTCTTTGAGGTAGCACAAGAAGAGAGTTCCATCCTATATTTGTGGACTTATATTGCTGCAGCCTTTGCCCTCACCGGATGGTCTACTGTTTTCATGTGGATCTTGTCGTCGTAA
- the LOC140865501 gene encoding WUSCHEL-related homeobox 8 → MEWEKPPPQGEDFNGGGGGMFVKVMTDDQMEDLRKQIAVYATICEQLVELHKSLTSQNDLAGVRFGNPYCDPLITSGAHKITGRQRWTPTPMQLQYLEHLFDQGNGTPSKQKIKDITTELAQHGQISETNVYNWFQNRRARSKRKQQAAPTANNVDSEVETEVESPNEKTKKPEESQPPHILCSRTEDLCFQSSQGTSAIHPADPHVSKSETMLPPESSSTLGGSFGQASFYGNMLPHSRMDSLIGKMELPGNYDPYLHQDDFMA, encoded by the exons ATGGAGTGGGAGAAACCGCCGCCGCAGGGGGAGGATTTCAACGGCGGAGGCGGGGGGATGTTTGTCAAGGTCATGACTGATGACCAAATGGAAGACCTACGCAAGCAGATTGCGGTTTACGCCACCATTTGCGAACAGCTCGTCGAATTGCACAAATCCCTCACTTCCCAAAACGATCTCGCAG GAGTGAGGTTTGGAAACCCATACTGTGACCCCTTGATAACATCTGGAGCCCATAAAATCACTGGCAGACAACGTTGGACCCCGACACCTATGCAGCTTCAGTATCTAGAGCACTTATTTGATCAAGGAAATGGTACTCCAAGCAAGCAGAAGATCAAAGACATAACCACGGAGTTGGCACAACACGGACAGATTTCTGAAACAAATGTCTATAATTGGTTTCAAAATAGACGTGCACGGTCAAAAAGGAAGCAACAGGCTGCACCAACGGCAAACAACGTTGACTCGGAAGTCGAGACAGAGGTCGAGTCACCCAATGAGAAGACTAAGAAGCCAGAGGAATCCCAGCCTCCACACATTTTATGTTCAAGGACCGAGGATCTATGCTTTCAAAGTTCTCAGGGTACTTCTGCAATTCATCCTGCGGATCCACATGTCAGTAAATCTGAAACGATGCTGCCTCCTGAAAGTAGCTCAACTCTTGGTGGTAGTTTTGGGCAAGCATCCTTTTATGGAAATATGTTACCGCACTCAA GAATGGACAGCTTGATAGGAAAGATGGAACTTCCGGGAAACTATGATCCTTACTTACACCAAGATGACTTCATGGCTTGA